One Oncorhynchus keta strain PuntledgeMale-10-30-2019 chromosome 23, Oket_V2, whole genome shotgun sequence DNA segment encodes these proteins:
- the LOC118377486 gene encoding zinc-binding protein A33-like produces MRQRNHKPLAEAVQDHKSQAQNTERQIKEEFQKLHQFLQEEEEASIATLREEEEQKSQTMKEKIEEMNRQVSSLSDTIRAIEKEMRAEDISLPLNYKATVKRAHFTLPDPQLVSGALIDVAKHLGNLQFRVWEKMQGIVKYSPVILDPNTAYRYFVLSEDLTSLRFCASQQLPHNPERFDYNALVLGSEGFTSGTHSWDVEVGDSTVWSVGVVQEAAQRKGNMKPERWIVYYSGGKYRARPASGPGVPITMRPKPQRIRVLLDRDRGQLSFSDPDNNTHLHTFTHTFTEQVFPAVGHVSKVHRLRIVPGKISIKME; encoded by the exons ATGAGACAACGTAACCACAAACCGCTAGCTGAGGCTGTACAGGATCATAAG AGCCAGGCCCAGAACACAGAGAGGCAGATTAAGGAAGAATTTCAGAAGCTTCACCAGTTTctacaagaggaggaggaggccagtATAGCGAcactgagggaggaagaggagcagaaGAGTCAGACGATGAAGGAGAAGATTGAAGAGATGAACAGACAGGTATCATCACTTTCAGATACAATCAGAGCCatagagaaggagatgagagctGAGGACATCTCATTGCCGCTG AACTACAAGGCCACAGTGAAAAG AGCCCATTTCACACTGCCGGATCCACAGCTGGTCTCAGGTGCACTGATTGATGTGGCCAAACACCTGGGCAACCTACAGTTCAGAGTCTGGGAGAAGATGCAGGGGATTGTGAAATACA GTCCTGTGATTCTGGACCCAAACACCGCTTACCGATATTTCGTCCTGTCCGAGGATCTGACCAGTCTAAGATTCTGTGCGAGTCAGCAGCTTCCTCACAACCCAGAGAGGTTTGATTACAATGCATTGGTCCTGGGCTCCGAGGGCTTTACCTCAGGGACACACAGCTGGGACGTTGAGGTTGGGGACAGCACAGTCTGGTCCGTGGGTGTCGTACAAGAGGCTGCCCAGAGGAAGGGAAACATGAAGCCTGAACGGTGGATTGTGTATTATAGTGGAGGTAAATACAGAGCACGCCCCGCATCAGGGCCAGGTGTTCCCATCACAATGAGACCAAAACCCCAGAGGATCAGAGTGCTGCTGGACAGGGACCGAGGACAGCTGTCATTCTCTGACCCTGATAAtaacacacacctgcacacattcacacacaccttTACTGAGCAAGTCTTTCCAGCCGTAGGTCACGTTTCTAAAGTTCACCGTCTGAGGATCGTACCAGGGAAGATCTCTATAAAGATGGAGTAG